From a region of the Oncorhynchus mykiss isolate Arlee chromosome 32, USDA_OmykA_1.1, whole genome shotgun sequence genome:
- the LOC110488047 gene encoding protein HGH1 homolog, protein MSFKKYGSTFYQHGKAHEDDIVIFTGNPVTLYYNCNPVSTLGFLKIWITIFLLTTNMLSEVEAKELLSFLTLDTRPDVKGQATEYILGLSGNRDGCRYLQTKPDFLKALVTLTTDPSIAIVKDCYHSLINLSADETMHQPLIKDSDFLPMLFKNLLDPEFMFADRICTILTNLSRHVKTCKEVFKAMQKQEIGLAQIVDIFCTEGYNKQTSLHYLGPLLSNLTQLPETRHFILDKERCVVQRLLPYTQYQASTIRRGGVIGTLRNCCFDHAHHEWLLSDAVDILPFLLLPLAGPEELSDEENEGLPVDLQYLPEDKEREEDPDIRKMLIETMILLTATKVGRQILKAKNVYAIMREFHNWEKEPHVAAACEKLIQVLIGDEPEPDMENLLEVEIPEDVEVKLKDMDAKEQEQLEKDQEDLLNPDQSQQCAGIVRMM, encoded by the exons atgtcatttaaaaaatacgGAAGTACGTTTTATCAGCATGGAAAGGCGCATGAGGATGAT aTAGTTATCTTTACAGGTAACCCTGTAACCCTGTATTACAACTGTAACCCTGTATCAACTTTGGGATTTCTTAAGATTTGGATTACAATATTTCTACTGACCACCAACATGCTGAGTGAGGTAGAGGCCAAAGAGCTGCTGTCCTTCCTCACACTGGACACCAGGCCAGACGTCAAGGGCCAGGCTACTGAGTACATCCTGGGTCTCTCTGGCAACAGGGACGGCTGTCGCTACCTACAGACAAAACCTGACTTCCTTAAAGCCTTGGTGACCCTCACTACCGACCCCTCCATCGCTATCGTCAAAGACTGTTACCACTCTCTCATCAACCTCTCGGCTGATGAGACCATGCACCAACCGCTGATCAAAGACTCGGACTTCCTCCCTATGTTGTTTAAAAACCTCCTGGACCCAGAATTTATGTTTGCGGACCGTATCTGTACGATCCTCACTAACCTGTCGCGGCACGTGAAGACTTGTAAAGAGGTGTTTAAGGCTATGCAGAAGCAGGAGATAGGTTTGGCACAGATAGTGGACATCTTCTGCACTGAGGGCTACAACAAGCAGACATCGCTCCATTACCTGGGCCCCCTCCTCTCCAACCTCACACAGCTGCCCGAGACCAGACACTTTATCCTGGATAAGGAGAG GTGTGTAGTTCAGAGGCTCCTTCCCTACACCCAATACCAGGCCTCAACGATCAGACGAGGGGGAGTCATTGGCACTCTGAGAAATTGTTGCTTTGATCATG CTCATCATGAGTGGTTGCTGAGTGATGCGGTGGACATTCTGCCTTTCCTGTTGCTGCCTCTCGCTGGGCCTGAGGAACTGTCTGACGAGGAGAATGAAG GGTTACCTGTCGACCTCCAGTACTTACCAGAGgacaaggaaagagaggaggatccCGACATTCGCAAGATGCTCATTGAGACCATGATACTG TTGACAGCTACCAAAGTAGGTAGGCAGATTCTGAAGGCCAAGAATGTCTATGCCATCATGAGGGAGTTCCACAACTGGGAAAAGGAGCCTCACGTGGCCGCTGCTTGTGAGAAGCTCATACAG GTGCTGATCGGGGACGAGCCAGAGCCAGACATGGAGAACCTGTTGGAGGTGGAGATTCCTGAGGACGTGGAGGTGAAGCTCAAAGACATGGATGCCAAGGAGCAGGAGCAGTTGGAGAAGGACCAGGAAGATCTGTTAAATCCAGACCAGTCCCAGCAGTGTGCTGGCATAGTGAGGATGATGTAG
- the LOC110488049 gene encoding ATP-dependent DNA helicase Q4 → MRPKATMNSDGNFVKINLKKKGYVCRGAGLRKQLKGEMFGGPDSRFRGGFCRRGRGGFRGSFGGFKRPGDSCFKCGGIGHWAMNCKGRVAAPVDSAAADEASAVEEEPLELPTLEEVARATGTLRSEPLVAPPSVKEENECQGEKQQEDGDEVLLNVIRPDYKRTPSPPPMQPLYPLGEDRKVQVARSEVFKALKDFGFKSFRPGQEQATMTILSGLSTLVVLSTGMGKSLCYQLPAYLYAQRSNSITLVVSPLVSLMDNQLSGFPSTLKAAAIHSSMSKKQREATIEKVKAGEVHFLLLSPEALVGGGHSGFACLPTG, encoded by the exons ATGAGACCTAA AGCCACCATGAACTCGGACGGTAACTTTGTGAAGATCAACCTGAAAAAGAAAGGATACGTATGTAGGGGCGCTGGCCTACGGAAGCAG CTAAAGGGGGAGATGTTTGGAGGGCCAGACTCAAGGTTTAGAGGGGGCTTCTgcagaagaggcagaggagggtttAGAGGCAGCTTCGGAGGGTTCAAACGTCCAGGTGACAGCTGCTTCAAGTGTGGAGGCATAGGACACTGGGCTATGAACTGCAAGggcagag TTGCAGCTCCAGTAGACAGTGCTGCTGCTGATGAGGCGTCTGCGGTTGAGGAGGAGCCCTTGGAGCTGCCAACCTTGGAGGAGGTTGCCCGGGCAACAGGAACTCTGCGTTCCGAGCCTCTGG TGGCACCCCCCAGTGTTAAAGAGGAGAATGAGTGTCAGGGAGAGAAGCAGCAGGAGGATGGTGATGAGGTCTTGTTGAATGTGATCAGGCCAGACTACAAACGTACTCCTTCTCCGCCCCCCATGCAGCCCCTCTACCCCCTAGGGGAGGACAGAAAAGTGCAAG TGGCACGTTCTGAAGTTTTTAAAGCACTCAAAGACTTTGGGTTCAAGTCTTTCAGACCAGGGCAGGAACAGGCCACCATGACAATTCTATCAG GTCTGTCCACTCTAGTGGTGCTCTCCACAGGCATGGGGAAGTCTCTGTGCTACCAGCTGCCTGCCTACCTCTATGCCCAGAGGTCCAACAGTATCACTCTTGTGGTATCACCACTGGTATCTCTTATGGACAATCAG CTATCTGGATTCCCATCCACACTGAAAGCAGCTGCTATTCACTCCAGTATGTCTAAAAAACAGAGGGAGGCAACCATTGAAAAG GTTAAGGCAGGTGAGGTCCATTTCCTGCTCCTGTCCCCTGAGGCGTTGGTAGGTGGAGGTCACTCTGGCTTTGCCTGTCTGCCCACCGGCTGA